In a genomic window of Nostoc sp. UHCC 0870:
- a CDS encoding glycosyltransferase → MRIAYLTGEYPRATDTFIQREVAVLRELGVDVDTFSIRRTGDEHIVGVEQQVERDRTFYILPVNPIRLLLAHSHLLFSSPLRYFKALKLAWATRQHGVRGTLYQLFYFLEAGILSAQIRQRQIIHLHNHFADSSCTVSMLAAVLGGFTYSFTMHGPYIFFEPHRWRIDEKINRALFVACISHYCRSQGMIFADADKWQQMHIIHCGIDPALFDAVIHKESSQRLLYVGRLAVVKGLPILLESLAILQRSHPNILLTVVGDGADRSQLEQMTEQLGLSGNVKFVGYQSQTEVRKYMQETDIFVMSSFAEGVPVVLMEAMAAGVPVVATQIAGVSELVENNINGYLVPPGDTISLADGIEKLLSNHQLRSVLGAAGRTKVAKEFNIYNEVASLYSVMKTYLQSNN, encoded by the coding sequence ATGCGTATTGCCTATCTAACCGGAGAGTATCCCAGGGCAACAGACACGTTTATCCAACGTGAAGTAGCAGTTCTACGTGAATTGGGTGTAGACGTAGATACATTTTCTATCCGTCGCACTGGTGATGAACATATCGTTGGGGTAGAACAGCAGGTAGAACGCGATCGCACTTTTTATATACTGCCTGTAAATCCCATACGTCTTTTGTTGGCACATAGCCATCTATTATTCAGTTCACCACTTAGATATTTCAAGGCCTTAAAGCTAGCGTGGGCAACACGGCAACATGGTGTACGCGGTACACTTTATCAACTGTTTTACTTTCTGGAAGCGGGAATTCTGTCTGCACAAATTCGTCAAAGGCAGATTATCCATCTACATAACCACTTTGCTGATTCCAGTTGTACAGTCTCAATGTTGGCGGCTGTATTAGGAGGCTTTACTTATAGCTTTACAATGCACGGGCCTTACATTTTCTTTGAACCACATCGCTGGCGCATTGATGAAAAAATCAACAGAGCCTTATTTGTAGCTTGTATCAGCCACTACTGCCGTAGTCAAGGCATGATATTTGCAGATGCGGATAAATGGCAGCAAATGCACATTATCCATTGCGGTATTGACCCTGCTTTATTTGATGCTGTGATCCATAAAGAGTCAAGTCAACGATTGCTTTATGTAGGTCGATTGGCAGTAGTCAAAGGTTTGCCCATCCTCTTGGAAAGTCTAGCCATCTTGCAGCGATCGCATCCCAATATTTTACTTACTGTTGTCGGTGATGGAGCAGATCGCTCTCAATTGGAACAAATGACTGAACAATTAGGATTAAGTGGCAATGTCAAATTTGTGGGCTACCAATCTCAAACTGAAGTACGTAAATATATGCAGGAAACTGATATATTTGTGATGTCCAGTTTTGCTGAAGGCGTACCAGTCGTACTTATGGAAGCAATGGCGGCTGGTGTCCCTGTGGTAGCAACGCAGATTGCTGGAGTCAGCGAGTTAGTAGAAAATAATATTAATGGCTATCTTGTACCACCAGGAGATACTATTTCCCTCGCAGATGGCATAGAAAAATTATTAAGCAATCATCAACTACGCAGCGTTTTGGGTGCAGCAGGGCGCACAAAAGTTGCTAAAGAGTTTAATATTTACAATGAAGTTGCGAGTTTGTATAGTGTGATGAAGACTTATCTGCAAAGCAATAACTAA
- a CDS encoding acyltransferase family protein, which translates to MNPTFSIQSSDVKPKAHFHFLDGLRAIAAFWVILYHVGPDDRLTQLTKLLPEWLVTIIFKSGSLGVSIFFVLSGFVIAYSMRNAKIDLKYFQGFTLRRFIRLSPPYYVAIIIALAFALLSSYAKGNAFAPMGEPVSLQRLFAHLFYVQSFFGFQHIDDVYWTLCLEVQFYLVFGVLLGLSQWLNYRFNFNYGLAIVFIPSAIVAVLFPMGILGDQGRPITFLPLWYGFLLGVFAYWSWQNKWKRNLFYLYSVILVAVGVINSSIFAIACVLTAVMILEVARANCLHTWFSWSWLQFLGNISYTLYLTHVPLLGAVFFVFQKFFGHSLVSELLSLVVAISVCIACAVLMWQFVEKPSIKWSRSIKLVNSTEAIKA; encoded by the coding sequence ATGAATCCAACATTTTCAATCCAGTCTTCAGATGTTAAGCCAAAAGCTCATTTCCATTTCCTGGACGGGTTACGAGCTATTGCTGCTTTTTGGGTAATTTTATACCATGTTGGTCCAGATGATCGTTTGACTCAATTAACGAAATTATTGCCTGAATGGTTAGTCACCATAATCTTCAAATCTGGTAGTCTCGGAGTAAGTATATTTTTTGTCCTCAGTGGTTTTGTAATTGCCTACTCAATGCGTAACGCCAAGATTGATCTAAAATATTTTCAAGGTTTTACTCTACGTCGCTTTATACGTCTGAGTCCACCATATTATGTAGCAATTATTATTGCTCTAGCGTTCGCACTATTATCGTCTTATGCCAAAGGTAATGCTTTTGCACCTATGGGTGAGCCTGTTTCTTTACAGAGGTTGTTTGCCCATTTATTTTATGTGCAGAGTTTTTTCGGATTTCAACATATTGATGATGTCTACTGGACATTATGTTTGGAAGTACAGTTCTATTTAGTTTTTGGCGTACTATTGGGCTTATCACAATGGCTAAATTACAGGTTTAATTTCAATTATGGTTTGGCTATTGTGTTTATCCCGTCTGCGATAGTTGCAGTCTTATTTCCTATGGGCATCCTTGGGGATCAAGGTAGACCAATAACATTTTTACCTTTATGGTATGGTTTTTTACTGGGAGTGTTTGCTTATTGGTCATGGCAGAATAAATGGAAACGCAATTTATTTTATTTGTATTCAGTAATATTGGTGGCGGTAGGAGTAATTAATTCATCAATTTTTGCGATCGCTTGTGTACTGACTGCTGTCATGATACTAGAAGTTGCCAGAGCAAACTGTTTACACACTTGGTTTAGTTGGTCATGGCTGCAATTTTTAGGCAATATTTCTTACACTCTCTACTTAACTCATGTACCTTTATTGGGTGCTGTTTTTTTTGTATTTCAGAAATTTTTTGGACACAGTCTCGTAAGTGAATTACTGAGCTTAGTTGTAGCAATTTCTGTTTGCATTGCTTGTGCTGTATTAATGTGGCAATTTGTAGAGAAGCCATCAATTAAGTGGAGTCGGAGTATTAAACTGGTCAATAGTACAGAGGCGATTAAGGCATGA
- a CDS encoding Gfo/Idh/MocA family protein, whose product MLIKALEKFAVLSSLAKTKTYEKSIAIVGCGFVADYYLKTLPLHPGLKLLGVMDRNSDRAAHFAAYHGITRIYNSLDELLADTQIDIVLNLTNPSSHYSVSKACLEAGKHIYSEKPLAMEMWQAEELANLAAQKGLYLSSAPCSLLSETAQTIWKALRENQIGTVRLVYAEMDDGLVHQMPYQKWVSESGTAWPYKDEFEVGCTLEHAGYYVTWLTAFFGPAETVTAFSSCLVPDKQTDIPLDVNAPDFSVACIKFASGVVARLTCSIVAPHDHSLRIIGDRGILGIHDSWYYGASVYIRRSITIGRKRLEGVWKQRYPLVKPAPRLGYRGAQQMDFCRGVDEMAEAIAQNRPCRISTKFSLHNNELVLAIHNSLETGCTYKMTTSFEPILPMSWVK is encoded by the coding sequence ATGCTAATTAAGGCACTAGAGAAATTTGCTGTTCTAAGCTCCTTAGCAAAGACTAAAACATACGAAAAATCAATCGCTATTGTGGGCTGCGGCTTTGTAGCAGACTATTACCTCAAAACTTTGCCACTCCATCCAGGGCTAAAGTTATTAGGGGTAATGGATCGCAATAGCGATCGCGCCGCCCATTTTGCTGCCTATCATGGCATTACTCGGATTTATAATTCACTAGATGAACTACTGGCAGATACCCAAATTGATATTGTCTTAAATCTGACCAACCCCAGTAGTCATTATTCTGTTTCCAAGGCGTGTTTAGAGGCTGGTAAACATATCTATTCTGAAAAACCTTTGGCAATGGAAATGTGGCAAGCTGAAGAACTAGCAAACTTAGCTGCACAAAAAGGTTTGTATCTTTCCTCAGCTCCATGTAGTCTTTTGAGTGAAACAGCACAAACAATTTGGAAAGCTCTCAGAGAAAATCAAATTGGCACAGTGAGACTAGTTTATGCAGAAATGGATGACGGACTAGTTCATCAAATGCCTTACCAAAAATGGGTAAGTGAATCAGGTACTGCCTGGCCTTATAAAGATGAATTTGAGGTTGGCTGCACTTTAGAACACGCTGGCTATTATGTTACATGGCTAACTGCCTTTTTCGGTCCAGCAGAAACAGTAACGGCTTTCTCATCTTGTCTAGTTCCTGATAAACAGACTGATATCCCATTAGATGTGAATGCTCCTGACTTTTCTGTAGCCTGTATTAAATTTGCTTCTGGCGTAGTTGCTAGGTTGACGTGTAGTATTGTCGCCCCCCATGATCACTCATTAAGGATTATTGGCGATCGCGGGATCTTGGGTATTCATGATTCCTGGTATTATGGAGCGTCAGTTTATATCCGCCGTAGTATCACCATTGGTAGAAAAAGACTAGAAGGGGTTTGGAAACAACGTTACCCACTAGTCAAACCAGCTCCCAGACTAGGATATAGAGGCGCGCAACAAATGGATTTTTGTCGGGGTGTGGACGAAATGGCAGAAGCGATCGCCCAAAATAGGCCTTGCCGAATTTCCACGAAATTTTCTCTGCATAACAATGAACTGGTGTTAGCCATCCATAACTCTTTAGAGACAGGCTGTACCTATAAAATGACTACCTCTTTTGAGCCAATTTTACCAATGTCTTGGGTAAAATAA
- a CDS encoding acyltransferase family protein codes for MEEKFLAESLQSLTSNPNPIDNKKTKPKFYIPSLDGMRTAAFFIVFLAHAGLGHFIPGGLGVTILFFMSGYLITTLLRKEYEKYQTINFKSFYFRRVLRIWPAYYFVLLLGAGLTIFGWLEGEIHLPAFLSQVLHYNNYYSIFIGSGMTDGSNVFWSLAVEEHFYLIFPLLYIFLRKKNLSSQQQMFVFGGLCLATLVWRCILVYALGVTDIRTYYASDTRLDSILFGSILAVHGNPVMDRESYSQTVWKYFFLPGGIVLILFSLLYRSPEFQETFRYTIQGIGIYPIFVTAIRFPNWGLFQLLNLNWIRLLGILTYSLYLVHHTVIYAVQDYLPQFNKLIQGAVSLLISLVLAYAIYLLVENPLIQVRKKFSRS; via the coding sequence ATGGAAGAAAAATTTTTAGCAGAATCATTACAATCACTCACAAGTAATCCTAATCCTATAGATAATAAAAAAACAAAGCCAAAATTCTATATACCATCTCTAGATGGTATGAGAACGGCCGCTTTTTTTATTGTGTTTTTAGCTCATGCAGGACTTGGACATTTTATACCTGGCGGCTTGGGTGTAACTATATTGTTCTTTATGAGCGGCTACTTAATTACAACACTGCTCAGAAAAGAGTATGAAAAGTACCAAACTATAAATTTTAAAAGCTTTTATTTCAGGCGTGTATTGCGAATTTGGCCGGCATATTATTTTGTCTTATTACTAGGTGCTGGATTGACTATTTTTGGCTGGTTGGAGGGAGAAATTCATCTACCAGCCTTTTTGTCTCAAGTTCTACACTATAACAACTACTATTCAATATTTATTGGTAGTGGTATGACTGACGGGAGTAATGTGTTTTGGTCTTTAGCTGTTGAAGAACACTTCTACCTTATTTTTCCTCTACTTTACATATTTCTACGGAAAAAGAATCTCAGTTCCCAACAACAAATGTTTGTTTTTGGGGGATTATGTTTAGCGACATTAGTTTGGCGATGTATTCTTGTTTATGCTTTAGGAGTAACTGACATACGTACATATTACGCTTCAGATACTAGATTAGATAGTATACTTTTCGGCTCTATATTAGCAGTACATGGTAATCCTGTAATGGATAGAGAATCATACTCTCAGACTGTATGGAAATATTTCTTTTTACCTGGCGGTATTGTTTTAATTCTGTTTTCTCTTTTATATCGTTCACCTGAATTTCAAGAAACATTTCGGTATACTATTCAAGGCATTGGAATTTATCCGATATTTGTAACAGCAATTCGCTTTCCCAATTGGGGATTATTCCAATTACTAAATTTAAATTGGATACGCCTTCTGGGAATACTGACATACTCACTTTATCTAGTACATCACACTGTTATTTACGCAGTACAGGATTATCTGCCACAATTTAATAAATTGATACAAGGAGCAGTTTCTCTATTAATTTCCCTAGTCTTAGCATACGCAATTTACCTGTTGGTTGAAAATCCTCTAATACAGGTACGTAAGAAGTTTTCTCGTTCGTAA
- a CDS encoding NAD-dependent epimerase/dehydratase family protein has translation MKLLVTGASGFLGQYVVLAALQRGHQVRVAIRPSTDEKSLPWYHHPALEVVCLDLTQPHLLPAALQEIDGVIHLAAAKAGDFDAQYASTVVATEKLLVGMAATQVLRLVAISTFSVFDYLNIPSNTTIDEDSILEKKPQQRDVYAQVKLVQESLFRRFEQENGGQVTIIRPGMIYGRDHLWNACLGVKVSDRLWIRIGNHAQMPLTYVENCAEAIVKAVECDQTIGQTLNIVDDDLPTQRVYAHKIAKFMARSPYTIIISWTVMRLLAESIWLCNQLLLAGKMKLPGIFIPARLHARFKPLHYSNIHAQQVLNWKPKYSLDASLERSCSDIELLNVQHQLT, from the coding sequence ATGAAATTACTGGTGACAGGAGCATCCGGCTTTCTTGGACAGTATGTTGTTCTAGCCGCATTACAACGTGGGCATCAAGTGCGTGTAGCCATCAGGCCAAGCACGGATGAAAAATCTTTACCTTGGTATCACCATCCGGCATTAGAAGTAGTTTGTCTAGATTTGACGCAACCGCATCTTTTACCAGCTGCTTTACAGGAAATTGATGGAGTGATTCACTTAGCGGCAGCAAAAGCTGGAGATTTTGATGCACAGTATGCTAGTACCGTTGTAGCAACAGAGAAGTTACTGGTAGGAATGGCGGCGACTCAGGTGTTACGACTAGTGGCAATTAGTACCTTCTCAGTGTTTGACTATCTCAACATACCATCTAATACAACTATCGATGAAGACTCAATTCTTGAAAAGAAGCCACAGCAGCGTGATGTGTATGCACAAGTCAAATTAGTCCAAGAAAGTCTTTTTCGGAGGTTTGAGCAGGAAAATGGGGGACAGGTAACAATTATCCGTCCAGGAATGATTTATGGGCGAGACCATCTGTGGAATGCTTGTTTGGGTGTGAAGGTGAGCGATCGCCTGTGGATAAGGATTGGTAATCACGCCCAAATGCCTCTGACTTATGTGGAAAATTGTGCTGAGGCAATCGTCAAAGCTGTAGAGTGTGATCAGACAATTGGTCAAACCTTGAATATTGTCGATGATGATTTGCCAACTCAACGTGTCTATGCTCATAAAATCGCTAAATTTATGGCGCGATCGCCATACACCATTATTATCAGTTGGACAGTAATGCGTCTGTTAGCTGAGTCAATCTGGCTGTGTAATCAGTTACTGTTGGCAGGTAAAATGAAACTACCTGGCATTTTTATCCCAGCTAGATTACACGCCCGCTTTAAACCACTACACTACAGCAACATTCACGCCCAACAAGTGTTGAATTGGAAACCAAAGTATTCACTCGATGCTTCCCTGGAGCGCAGTTGTAGTGACATTGAGTTGTTGAATGTGCAGCATCAACTGACTTAA
- a CDS encoding O-antigen ligase family protein: protein MTMFALYFATRFSLKEQVKLIASTFALGILLSLFYGIFMPGIAIHQGGHAGAWKGIYDYKNTFGSMMVLSSVAFFSLPVEKPIDKLYKWVGYSMSLVMILLSTSKTSLVISCLLIFILLLYKNFRWKGKISVVYLDIGVLIFSCIATFVLTEWVNIVNGLGRDPTMTGRTVIWDYALLQIEERPLLGFGRGAFWDPQSPYAFAAGRQLSSWFRPPHAHNGFIDLGLDVGLIGLALFVAVFLISYVRSLRMAYSSKKQEDIWPMAFLTFLAMNNITESYLLRGATIYWVLYLTTAMSLSIKHRKET, encoded by the coding sequence ATGACTATGTTTGCACTATATTTCGCAACACGATTTAGTTTGAAAGAGCAAGTTAAGTTAATTGCCTCAACATTCGCTTTAGGGATTTTATTAAGTCTTTTTTACGGTATTTTTATGCCTGGAATTGCTATACATCAAGGAGGACACGCAGGAGCTTGGAAAGGAATTTATGACTATAAAAATACTTTCGGTAGCATGATGGTATTAAGCTCAGTAGCCTTTTTTTCACTACCTGTAGAAAAGCCAATAGATAAACTATATAAGTGGGTTGGTTATAGTATGTCACTAGTGATGATATTACTTTCTACCTCAAAAACTTCTCTTGTAATTTCTTGTTTGCTGATATTTATTCTCCTGCTATATAAAAATTTTCGGTGGAAAGGAAAAATTAGTGTAGTTTATCTAGATATTGGCGTTCTGATTTTTAGCTGTATCGCTACATTTGTTTTAACTGAATGGGTTAATATTGTGAATGGTCTAGGGAGAGATCCTACTATGACTGGACGGACAGTAATTTGGGATTATGCACTATTGCAAATAGAGGAAAGACCTTTACTAGGTTTTGGACGAGGGGCATTTTGGGATCCGCAGAGTCCTTATGCCTTTGCTGCTGGTAGACAATTGTCCTCTTGGTTTCGCCCTCCCCATGCTCATAATGGTTTTATTGATTTAGGGCTAGATGTTGGTTTGATAGGGCTTGCACTTTTCGTAGCAGTTTTTTTAATCTCTTATGTTCGTTCATTGCGGATGGCTTATAGCTCTAAAAAGCAAGAGGATATTTGGCCTATGGCTTTTTTGACTTTCTTAGCAATGAATAACATTACGGAAAGCTATTTGCTGCGAGGAGCTACCATTTATTGGGTTTTATATTTAACAACAGCCATGTCTTTATCCATAAAGCACAGAAAAGAAACTTAG
- a CDS encoding glycosyltransferase family 2 protein, protein MLSVGVVVIGRNEGNRLHKCLLSILSEEVKVVYVDSGSTDDSVVLAQSLGIYVVELDLSIPFTAARARNVGFEHLLKVEPNIEFVQFVDGDCRVAEGWLKNAMSELIARPQFVVVCGRRREEFPAKSIYNRLCDIEWDTAIGEARACGGDSMMRVKAFKNVGGFNPTLIAGEEPELCVRLRRAGGKVIRIDADMTLHDAQITRLSQWWKRSQRGGYAYAEGSWLHGASPEKHWVKESRSIWLWGLLLPLLAVTTAWVTNGMSIILLLIAYSILAYRINQYIRQRGFSSEDAIAYALFCVLGKFPQVQGQIQFHIAQLLKQKTTIIEYKNAT, encoded by the coding sequence GTGCTTTCAGTTGGAGTAGTGGTCATCGGCAGAAATGAAGGGAATCGTCTACATAAATGTTTACTATCAATATTGAGTGAAGAGGTAAAAGTTGTTTATGTAGATTCTGGTTCAACTGATGATAGTGTGGTATTAGCTCAGTCTTTGGGTATATATGTAGTAGAGCTTGACTTATCTATTCCATTTACTGCTGCTCGTGCCAGAAATGTTGGTTTTGAACATTTACTAAAAGTAGAACCAAATATAGAATTTGTGCAGTTTGTGGATGGTGACTGTCGAGTAGCCGAAGGATGGTTGAAGAATGCAATGAGTGAATTAATTGCTAGACCCCAGTTTGTAGTGGTGTGTGGTCGGCGCAGGGAAGAATTTCCAGCTAAATCTATCTATAATCGCCTATGCGATATTGAATGGGACACTGCCATTGGTGAAGCTAGAGCTTGCGGTGGTGATTCTATGATGAGGGTGAAGGCATTCAAAAATGTTGGAGGATTCAATCCGACTTTGATTGCTGGTGAAGAACCTGAACTGTGTGTTCGATTGCGTCGAGCAGGCGGTAAAGTCATTCGCATAGATGCAGATATGACATTACATGATGCTCAAATTACTCGTCTGAGTCAATGGTGGAAGCGATCGCAACGAGGTGGTTATGCTTACGCTGAGGGATCTTGGTTACACGGTGCTAGTCCTGAAAAGCATTGGGTGAAAGAAAGCCGCAGTATTTGGCTGTGGGGTCTGTTATTGCCATTATTAGCAGTTACGACTGCATGGGTAACTAACGGAATGAGCATAATTTTACTATTAATTGCTTATAGCATTCTAGCTTACCGAATCAATCAGTATATCCGGCAGCGAGGATTTTCATCAGAGGATGCAATCGCTTACGCTCTGTTTTGTGTATTAGGCAAATTTCCTCAAGTACAAGGTCAAATACAATTTCATATAGCCCAGTTATTAAAGCAAAAAACCACCATTATTGAATATAAAAATGCTACTTAA
- a CDS encoding oligosaccharide flippase family protein has protein sequence MTSLKKLAIRGTIWTIAGYGSSQILRLGSNLVLTRLLTPEFFGLMAVVNTLRIGIELFSDLGISQSIVNNKRGDEPVFLNTAWTLGVIRGFVIWLLCLLLTWPMANFYNEDRLLWLIPIVGLSSVFDGFSSNSRHILNRRMDLGKLTIFNLTTQMLSLLTLVLLAYLNKSLVILAVGVVLSSIYSMIGTYWLMPGYSNRFTWDQDSVNEIVSFGKWMFLASGMTFLNEQSDRLILAKLLSFKLLGVYAVAYTLAGIPREMIKQISHRVIFPAISTQADIPRLTLRNKILRQRRLILIGFGIFLASFATVGDLMIKLLYDNRYEEATWMMPILACGIWVSVLFHSINPALLAIGKSLYSAQSNIAGFLMVSIGLPLAFFNFGLVGAIILIALSDLPLYIVNLYGLGQEQLSCLDQDIQMTALFIGILSLFLIIRYYIGFGLPIQGIM, from the coding sequence ATGACATCCTTAAAAAAACTAGCTATCAGAGGAACAATCTGGACAATTGCAGGCTACGGATCTAGCCAGATCCTGCGCTTAGGAAGTAACTTGGTTCTCACTCGCTTACTAACACCGGAATTTTTTGGTCTAATGGCTGTAGTTAATACTTTGAGAATTGGCATAGAGTTATTCTCTGACCTTGGGATTTCCCAAAGTATTGTCAACAATAAACGTGGTGATGAACCAGTTTTTTTAAACACTGCCTGGACACTAGGAGTAATTCGTGGTTTTGTAATTTGGCTATTGTGTCTACTGCTCACCTGGCCGATGGCGAATTTTTATAATGAAGATAGACTTCTGTGGCTAATTCCTATTGTTGGACTTTCCTCAGTCTTCGACGGATTTTCTTCCAATAGTAGGCATATTCTCAATCGTCGTATGGATTTAGGCAAATTAACCATATTTAATCTTACTACACAAATGCTCTCGCTCTTGACCCTAGTTTTATTGGCTTATTTGAACAAAAGTCTGGTAATTCTAGCTGTTGGAGTGGTATTGAGTTCAATATATTCAATGATAGGTACTTACTGGTTAATGCCAGGATATTCAAATCGTTTTACTTGGGATCAAGATTCAGTAAATGAAATAGTGTCTTTTGGTAAATGGATGTTCTTAGCATCAGGCATGACATTTTTAAATGAGCAATCAGATCGTTTAATTCTTGCTAAGTTACTCTCATTTAAACTTTTAGGTGTTTATGCTGTAGCCTACACTCTAGCAGGCATACCCCGCGAGATGATTAAACAAATTAGCCATCGAGTGATATTTCCAGCTATTTCTACTCAAGCCGATATACCGCGTTTAACTTTGCGAAATAAGATTCTCCGCCAACGTCGTTTGATATTAATAGGGTTTGGTATTTTTCTAGCTAGTTTCGCGACAGTTGGGGATCTAATGATTAAATTACTTTATGACAATAGATATGAAGAAGCAACTTGGATGATGCCAATTTTAGCTTGTGGTATTTGGGTTTCGGTGTTGTTTCACTCCATTAACCCTGCACTATTGGCAATTGGAAAATCCTTGTATTCAGCACAAAGTAATATAGCTGGGTTTTTGATGGTTAGTATTGGATTACCTCTAGCATTTTTCAATTTTGGTTTAGTGGGAGCAATTATTTTAATTGCACTTAGCGATTTGCCATTATATATAGTCAACCTTTATGGTCTAGGACAAGAACAGCTATCTTGTCTAGACCAGGATATTCAAATGACAGCCTTGTTTATAGGAATATTGAGTCTGTTTCTAATCATTAGGTATTATATAGGTTTTGGGCTACCTATTCAGGGGATAATGTAG